The Klebsiella africana sequence GCTCAATGGCTGAGACTTTATTGTGCACCCACGCAATCGTGCAGCCGAGAATAATGCCAAGGAAAACACCCATATCCACCACCACAAAGCCCAGCAGCTGGGTTTGTCCGGTGCCATAATATTCACCGTTAATTTTTTCGGCGAGTCCGTGGATATGTTCCAGCCAGGAGTGGTTGGCGCCAAGAAACATAATGAAGCACATGACTGCAACCAGCGCAACTTCGGTTTTTTTATCTTTTGCCAGGCCATAGCTAATACCGACGCAAAATAATAAGCCGAGATTGCCAAATAAAGGCCAAAAGGTGTCGCCGAGCATTTGACCAAGCTGGTGTAAGAAACTGGTTTCAGCAATTAATGTCGGATTAGTTAATACTGAACTGAGGGCCAGAATTAAACCAATGACCGGCAAGAACAATACGGCGCCGATCATGGCCCGGGAGAATTTTTGCATATTCTCCAGAATACGTTGACGTATTTCAGGCATGATTGATCCTTTTATATTTTTGTAGGTACAGGGAGCGGTTTGTTTTTATCGACTTCCAGTATTTTGGTTATAGCAATTCTGGTATTTGAAAGGAACTTGTTGCGCTAAATAGGTACAGATAGCCGCGTATTGCGTACAGGTTTCAGGACCCTCACGCCAACACTCTCCCTGAAAGGGAGAGTGTTATCAGAGTGGAATTTTTGCAGAGAAGTATTCCCTCTCCCCATGGAGGGGAGGGGGATGGGGCATCGCTATGGGGTGACGGGAGCGGGCGCTGGTGTGGTGGGGGCGGTATTGACCTCACCGTTGCGCATCGTTTGCGCCACCTGCTGTTTCTCCATATTTACGGCGCTGAGCTGTGCGTTGACCGTCGGCTTGAGCGGGGCATCCGCCTGCATGCTGCCGCTGGCGGTCAGCTGGACATTGCCATCCCCGCTAATGGGAAGCGAAGGCCAGCCCCAGGCCTGCAGAATATTCAGCGGCACGCCGCGGCCGGTAAAGCTGAGATTGACCTGGCGCTGCGGCAGCTGGGATACCGCGGCGGTGGCCTGCAGAATGCCGCGCTCGGTGAAGGCGCTAAGCTCAGTGATATTGACCGTCGAGGCGGTGGCGCTCAGCTTGAGTGACGGGCGGCGCACGTCAATCCGGTTAAAAGTCGCCGCCGCGGCGTTCAGCGTCGCGCTACCGTTCCATACCCCCCAACTGCCGTTTTTCACCAGCTGTAGCTCGCCGCCATAGCCGTCGAGAGCGGTAATTTGCCATGGGAAGGCAGGGTCGACATCGATGATCAGGTTGCGGCTGGCGCTGAATTTTTTCAGCGTCAGGCTTTGCAACCAGGCTGGCATCGGCTCCATCCACAGCTGTTTCCAGTTCGCCGGCAGCGTGTACTCCAGCCCGGCGAAGGCGGTATCGTCGAGCACCAGCGCGTTCCCGGCGCGCAGCCAGTTGCCGGAGGTGCGCACCATGCCACCCTCCCAGCGCGAAGTGAACTGGCGCAGCGCAATGCCCTGGGGAGAGAATTCGGCATTGAGGATCGGGTCGAAGAAGTGCAGCGAACCGTAGATAAATTCGCTGGCGTTCATCGACAGCGTGCCGTCCTGGCTCTGCCAGCCGCCGTGGCTAAGCGTCAGGTTGCGCAGGCTCAGGTCGAGGTCGGTTACCGCCCAGTCCGGCCCCTGCAGGCGGGCATCAGTGATATCCAGGCGGCCAATCTGCAGAGAGGGGACCGTGGTTAACGGCGCGAAAAACTCGGCCAGCGAGGCGGGGCTCTGCAGTCGAATCTCATTGAGCTGGAGGTTATCCACCAGCCAGCTGCCGTCGGCGCTGCGTTTCGCATTGCCGGTTAAGGTGCCACGGGCGATATCCGCGCCGAGGGTGGAGAGGGTGACC is a genomic window containing:
- a CDS encoding AsmA family protein, with protein sequence MKFLGKLILWLLVALLLVIVGAWFLLQTHWGARQASAWLSNGTGWQVSFDAMEHDFSSPLHVQLQNVTFGREGKPATLVAKTVDIGFSTRQFSDPLHADEIVLNDGTLNLSPHSADLPFAADRLMLRNMAFNSPETGWALSAQRVTGGVSPWTPEAGNVLGKTTQVQMSAGSMTLNGVEASNVLIQGKIDHGEVTLSTLGADIARGTLTGNAKRSADGSWLVDNLQLNEIRLQSPASLAEFFAPLTTVPSLQIGRLDITDARLQGPDWAVTDLDLSLRNLTLSHGGWQSQDGTLSMNASEFIYGSLHFFDPILNAEFSPQGIALRQFTSRWEGGMVRTSGNWLRAGNALVLDDTAFAGLEYTLPANWKQLWMEPMPAWLQSLTLKKFSASRNLIIDVDPAFPWQITALDGYGGELQLVKNGSWGVWNGSATLNAAAATFNRIDVRRPSLKLSATASTVNITELSAFTERGILQATAAVSQLPQRQVNLSFTGRGVPLNILQAWGWPSLPISGDGNVQLTASGSMQADAPLKPTVNAQLSAVNMEKQQVAQTMRNGEVNTAPTTPAPAPVTP